A window from Mixophyes fleayi isolate aMixFle1 chromosome 12, aMixFle1.hap1, whole genome shotgun sequence encodes these proteins:
- the VPS45 gene encoding vacuolar protein sorting-associated protein 45 — MNVVLAVKQYVSKMIEDSGPGMKVLLMDKETTSVVSMVYTQSEILQKEVYLFERIDSANRESMKHLKAICFLRPTKENVEYLIKELRRPKYSVYFLYFSNVISKSDVKSLAEADEQEVVAEVQEFYGDYIAVNPHVFSLNIVGCYQGRNWDHVQLPRATQGLTALLLSLKKCPMIRYQLSSDMAKRLAEGVKQLITKEYELFDFRRTEVPPLLLILDRSDDAITPLLNQWAYQAMVHELLGINNNRIDLSRVPGISKDLKEVVLSAENDEFYANNMYLNFGEIGTNIKNLMEDFQKKKPKDQQKLESIADMKAFVENYPQFKKMSGTVSKHVTVVGELSRLVSERHLMAVSEVEQELACQNDHSSALQNVKRLLQNQRLSESDAVRLVMLYALHYEKHSNNALQSLLTDLRTRGVSEKYRRLVSAVVEFGGKRIRSSDLFSPKDAVSITKQFFKGLKGVENVYTQHQPFLLDTLDQLIKGKLKDNMYPYLGPSTLRDRPQDIIVFMVGGATYEEALTVYNLNRTTPGVRIVLGGTTIHNTKR, encoded by the exons ATGAACGTGGTACTGGCTGTCAAGCAGTATGTCTCCAAGATGATAGAGGACAGTGGGCCCGGGATGAAGGTCCTGCTGATGGACAAGGAGACG ACGAGTGTAGTAAGCATGGTGTATACTCAGTCTGAGATCCTGCAGAAGGAGGTCTATCTGTTTGAGCGCATCGATTCCGCCAATCGAGAGAGCATGAAACATCTGAAAGCCATTTGTTTTCTCCGGCCCACCAAG GAAAATGTAGAATACCTGATCAAAGAACTTCGAAGACCCAAGTACAGCGTCTACTTCCTCT ACTTTAGCAACGTGATAAGCAAGAGTGACGTGAAGTCTTTAGCAGAGGCAGACGAGCAGGAGGTAGTTGCTGAAGTTCAG GAATTCTATGGAGATTACATTGCTGTGAATCCTCATGTCTTTTCTTTAAACATAGTGGGCTGCTATCAG GGACGGAACTGGGATCACGTCCAGCTGCCTAGAGCAACACAAGGTCTGACAGCTCTCCTGCTCTCCCTGAAGAAATGCCCCATGATCCGATACCAGCTCTCGTCAGACATGGCTAAGAGGCTAGCGGAGGGAGTCAAG CAACTCATCACCAAGGAGTACGAACTGTTTGATTTCCGGCGCACAGAGGTTCCCCCATTACTGCTCATTTTGGACCGATCCGATGACGCCATCACCCCGCTGCTCAACCAG TGGGCGTACCAGGCCATGGTCCACGAGCTACTGGGCATCAACAACAATCGCATTGACTTGTCCCGGGTACCAGGAATCAGCAAGGACCTGAAGGAAGTGGTGTTGTCTGCAGAGAACGACGAGTTCTACGCTAAC AACATGTATCTGAATTTTGGAGAAATTGGGACCAATATTAAAAACCTGATGGAAGATTTCCAGAAGAAGAAACCCAAGGATCAGCAGAAGCTGGAGTCTATCGCAGATATGAAG GCTTTTGTAGAAAACTACCCTCAATTCAAGAAAATGTCTGGCACGGTGTCCAAACACGTGACTGTGGTAGGAGAGTTGTCGCGGCTTGTGAGTGAGCGCCACCTTATGGCAGTTTCGGAGGTGGAACAAGAGCTGGCCTGCCAGAATGACCATTCCAGCGCCCTGCAG AATGTGAAACGTCTCCTGCAGAACCAGCGTCTGTCCGAGTCGGACGCCGTACGTCTAGTGATGCTCTACGCCCTGCACTACGAGAAGCACAGCAACAACGCTCTGCAAAGTCTCCTCACCGACCTGCGGACTCGGGGAGTGTCTGAAAAGTATCGCAGG CTGGTGTCGGCAGTGGTGGAGTTTGGTGGGAAGAGAATCCGAAGCAGTGATCTCTTCAGTCCGAAGGACGCAGTGTCcatcaccaagcagttcttcaaGGGACTCAAA GGAGTGGAGAACGTATACACTCAACACCAGCCCTTCCTGCTTGACACCCTGGACCAGCTTATCAAGGGGAAACTGAAGGACAACATGTACCCTTATTTGGGACCCAGTACACTGCGTGACAG GCCTCAAGATATCATTGTGTTTATGGTGGGTGGAGCGACCTACGAAGAAGCTCTAACCGTGTATAACCTGAACCGCACAACGCCGGGAGTCCGCATCGTCCTAGGCGGGACCACCATTCATAATACAAAAAGGTGA